A genomic region of Planococcus kocurii contains the following coding sequences:
- a CDS encoding GrpB family protein, with translation MSKNEDQTNWPVWATESIEIANPDPTWLEKGKQEENQLYSLLSRFGIGQVIHIGSTSVPNLPAKPIIDLIADVDSFEQITDISPLLFNHDWHYVPPHLDNKDWRRFFVKVKNDKRVAHLHLMLKGEERWEKQLLFRDKLRDNPHLVIEYAGLKNKLAQEFSLDREAYTEAKTKFVNLVLRS, from the coding sequence ATGAGCAAAAATGAAGACCAAACTAATTGGCCAGTCTGGGCAACAGAATCAATTGAAATAGCTAATCCAGATCCCACTTGGCTAGAAAAAGGGAAACAAGAAGAAAATCAGCTTTATAGCCTCCTTTCTCGATTTGGAATAGGTCAGGTAATACACATAGGCAGTACTTCCGTCCCAAATCTTCCTGCAAAACCAATCATCGATTTAATAGCTGATGTGGATTCATTTGAACAGATCACTGATATTTCTCCGTTATTATTTAATCATGATTGGCATTATGTACCTCCCCATTTAGATAACAAAGACTGGAGAAGATTTTTTGTAAAGGTGAAAAACGATAAACGTGTCGCTCATCTTCATTTAATGCTAAAGGGAGAAGAACGATGGGAAAAGCAATTACTTTTTCGCGATAAATTAAGGGATAATCCACACCTAGTTATTGAATACGCTGGTCTCAAAAATAAACTAGCACAAGAATTTAGCCTTGATCGGGAAGCCTACACAGAAGCAAAAACAAAATTTGTTAATCTTGTACTTCGGTCATGA